The Channa argus isolate prfri chromosome 22, Channa argus male v1.0, whole genome shotgun sequence genome has a window encoding:
- the LOC137107791 gene encoding 14-3-3 protein epsilon isoform X2, whose product MADRENLVYQAKLAEQAERYDEMVESMKKVASMDVELTVEERNLLSVAYKNVIGARRASWRIISSLEQKEENKGGEDKLKMIREYRKTVEKELKSICNDILDVLDKHLILAATTGESKVFYYKMKGDYHRYLAEFATGNDRKEAAENSLVAYKAASDIAMIELPPTHPIRLGLALNFSVFYYEILNSPDRACRLAKEAFDNAIAELDTLSEESYKDSTLIMQLLRDNLTLWTSDVQGDDS is encoded by the exons ATGGCAGATAGAGAGAACTTAGTATACCAGGCAAAACTCGCCGAACAAGCGGAGAGATATGACG AAATGGTGGAGTCCATGAAGAAAGTGGCTAGTATGGATGTGGAGCTGACGGTGGAGGAAAGGAACCTGCTGTCAGTAGCATATAAGAATGTGATTGGTGCTAGAAGAGCATCCTGGAGAATAATCAGCAGCCTTGAAcagaaggaagaaaacaaaggCGGCGAAGACAAACTAAAGATGATTCGAGAATACAGGAAAACG GTTGAAAAAGAACTGAAATCAATCTGCAATGACATTCTGGATGTACTGGACAAGCACCTCATCTTAGCTGCAACCACAGGAGAGTCAAAGGTTTTCTATTACAAAAT GAAGGGAGACTACCACAGGTACCTGGCAGAGTTTGCCACTGGCAATGACAGGAAGGAGGCAGCAGAGAATAGTTTAGTAGCATACAAAGCTGCTAGCGACATTGCCATGATCGAACTCCCTCCAACGCACCCCATTCGTCTTGGACTGGCCcttaatttttcagttttctattATGAAATCCTCAACTCACCAGACCGTGCTTGCAG GTTGGCAAAGGAAGCATTTGACAATGCCATTGCAGAACTGGATACGCTGAGTGAGGAAAGCTATAAGGATTCAACACTTATTATGCAGTTGCTACGGGACAACTTGACATTATGGACCTCAGATGTGCAGGGAGACG ATTCTTAA
- the LOC137107791 gene encoding 14-3-3 protein epsilon isoform X1 produces MADRENLVYQAKLAEQAERYDEMVESMKKVASMDVELTVEERNLLSVAYKNVIGARRASWRIISSLEQKEENKGGEDKLKMIREYRKTVEKELKSICNDILDVLDKHLILAATTGESKVFYYKMKGDYHRYLAEFATGNDRKEAAENSLVAYKAASDIAMIELPPTHPIRLGLALNFSVFYYEILNSPDRACRLAKEAFDNAIAELDTLSEESYKDSTLIMQLLRDNLTLWTSDVQGDGEEQNKEALQDAEEEAQ; encoded by the exons ATGGCAGATAGAGAGAACTTAGTATACCAGGCAAAACTCGCCGAACAAGCGGAGAGATATGACG AAATGGTGGAGTCCATGAAGAAAGTGGCTAGTATGGATGTGGAGCTGACGGTGGAGGAAAGGAACCTGCTGTCAGTAGCATATAAGAATGTGATTGGTGCTAGAAGAGCATCCTGGAGAATAATCAGCAGCCTTGAAcagaaggaagaaaacaaaggCGGCGAAGACAAACTAAAGATGATTCGAGAATACAGGAAAACG GTTGAAAAAGAACTGAAATCAATCTGCAATGACATTCTGGATGTACTGGACAAGCACCTCATCTTAGCTGCAACCACAGGAGAGTCAAAGGTTTTCTATTACAAAAT GAAGGGAGACTACCACAGGTACCTGGCAGAGTTTGCCACTGGCAATGACAGGAAGGAGGCAGCAGAGAATAGTTTAGTAGCATACAAAGCTGCTAGCGACATTGCCATGATCGAACTCCCTCCAACGCACCCCATTCGTCTTGGACTGGCCcttaatttttcagttttctattATGAAATCCTCAACTCACCAGACCGTGCTTGCAG GTTGGCAAAGGAAGCATTTGACAATGCCATTGCAGAACTGGATACGCTGAGTGAGGAAAGCTATAAGGATTCAACACTTATTATGCAGTTGCTACGGGACAACTTGACATTATGGACCTCAGATGTGCAGGGAGACG GTGAAGAACAGAACAAAGAAGCACTGCAAGATGCGGAGGAAGAGGCCCAGTGA